The window TTGAAAGTGTGCTATACCAAGGAAAATTGAGTACCCTCCAATGAAGTGAAAAGTGACAATGATGGGTTTTGGTAATCGGTGGTGGCTTGGTTTCTGCTACGCAACGGCGATCGCTGGGCTATTCTCTGGGAGTGCAGTCCGGGGACTCGATACCCTGAAGTTGGCTCAGGTGGAAGTGTCTACTGAGGCGGTCGAGTATTTGAATCAAGGCTTGCAATTGATTCAAGCAGGAGAGATAGAACAGGCGATCGCTGCCTTTAGGGAGTCGGCTCGGTTGGGGCCCAATTTGGCTCCTGCTCCGTATAATTTAGGTCTGGCTCTGCGACAGACGGGGGATCTGCAAGGGGCGGCTAGTGCCTTTCACCAAGCGATTCAGATCGATCCCAATTTTGCCATGGCCTACGCAAATTTAGGGGCAGCACTGTTGGAGGGGAGTAATTTAGAACAGGCTCAGGATTATTTACAGATGGCGATCGAACTCGATCCGAAGTTGGGAGTCGGACATTATAATTTGGGATTGCTGCAAAAGTTACAGGGAAGACAACCAGAGGCGATCGCCTCATTTCAGCAGGCCATGGTGTTTTCGCCGACTGCTCCGGAACCCTATTATTATTTGGGTTTGATGTATCAGGAACAGGGGAATTTAGGAGCAGCCCTGGAGGTTTTACGTCAAGCAGTGGAAAAAAATCCAGCCTATGCTGAAGCCTATTATGCGATCGGCTCCATTTTATTACAACAAGGTCAACTGGATCGGGCCCTCAATGCCTTTCGAGACGCTGCTGAAGCCAATCCCAATTATGGGAATGCCTATTATGGAGCCGGGTTAGTGTTTCTAGAACGACAAGACTATCAAGAAGCCCAACGGGTATTAGCCTTTGCCCAAAAACTCTATGAAACCGACGGCAATCAACAGTGGGCTATGGCAGCCGCTCAATTGTTACAACGGGCACGAGACTTAGAGCGCTTCTAACAACCCTCTCCCCCTTCCCACCCGGTTCGGAAATTCCTCTGCCACTTCGGGTAAGCGATCCGGTACATTAGAAAACAACTGATCCTGTAATCTCTGAGGAATAGAATCCCTATGTACTTGCTTGCCAGCACCCTAGCAACCTTTTGTCAAATTTACTTTGTACTCCTGATTGTTCGAGTTTTATTGAGTTGGTTTCCCAGTATCAACTGGTTTGATCCCCCATTTTCCCTCCTGAGTCAGCTCACCGATCCCTATCTGAATATTTTCCGGTCGATCATTCCGCCCCTGGGGGGACTAGACTTTTCTCCCATTTTGGCAATTTTCTTGCTGCAATTTTTGAGCGGTGTGTTTAACAGTCTTCAGGTCTCCTTTGCCCAGGGGTCATTGGGCTTTTAGCGCCGAACTCGACCACTAAAACCCGCAGCCTTGAATTGCTCTAGGATCAAGGGAGTGGGTTGATTGGCAGCCACTGAGATTCTCAGTTCAAAGTCACTGACTCCCGGTGGCACTTCTTCAATTAACCCCAAACGAGTCCGATTTTGCATGACAGGGTTGCGGTTGGCATCGTAGACGCGACCAAAAATATCAGCATCATAAACGGTTTTTCCTGTCGGGTTAGTGGCTTGTCCATGGATGAGGAAGCAGTTGGCTGGTTGAGATAACCCACCACTGGTGACTGCTCCTTCACCTATTTCTGGAGGACACATTTCGTAGGAGAGATCGGAGATTTTAATTTGAGTCAGTGCTAAGGCATCAGGAGTAATGCTCCAAGAGGTCAGCACAAGCAGAAGAGAAAGGCAAGTTAGTTGTATACAACGAAGTAGAGAAGGCGATCGCATAGGCTTTGACTTCTATAAATTGATCGGTTTGATCTTTTAGCTTACCCTGGATTGACGATTAGACCAAACGGCCAAACCTGTATCTATATTGACTTCAGTTAAGCGGTTATTTTGTACAATAGATCCATATTCATGACGTGAATAGGGTTTTAAGTTATAGTCAAGATCGATTCAGGTATATATGAATAGCAAGGATCGTGGGGGAATGAAACCAATCCATCTAGAAACCCAAGACGCTCAATTACGTTTGATGATGGAAACGACAACGGATGGGGTTTGGATTTGGGACATAGAACCGGATAAGGTGATATGGAATGACCCACTCTATGAGCTTCTGGGTCTTAAGCCCCAGGAAATAGACACGAATTTCGAGACAGTTCTCTCCCTGATTCATCCAGAGGATCGACAAAAGCATCAAGAAATGATGCATTCAGTCTTAGAAACCGGAAACAGTTATGAATTAGAGTTTCGTATGCGTTGCCATGATGGGCACTATATTTGGGTACTCGATCGGGGAACGGTATTTAAGAATGAGGATAATCGTCCGGATCGGATGATGGGAACGCTTACTGAAATTAGCGATCGCAAATACAAGGAACTGTGGCTAGATGGACAAAAACAGGTGCTAGAGGCGATCGCCAAAAATGCCCCCCTCTCAGAAACCTTAACCTTACTGATTCAGGCCTTAGAAAGTCAAGCCCCAGAACTGTTAGGCTCAATTCTGCTCGCAGACCCACAAAACAACTGCTTAACGTTGGTGGCAGCGCCCCAATTACACCCCAACTATAATCAGGCCATTGATGGTTTACCCATCTGCGAAGGCTCCGGATCTTGTGGTACAGCGGCCTATCGCAAGGAACCGGTCATTGTCGAAAATATTGCGATCGATCCCCTATGGAGGGAGTATAAAGATCTGGCCCTATGCTATGGCTTACAAGCGGCTTGGTCAATGCCTATTTTTTCCTTGCAAGATCAAGTTTTAGGCACATTTTGCTTGTATGCTCGATGTCCTAGCCTGCCGACAGAGCAGTATCAAAAACTGATCGAATCTGCGACGCGGTTAGCGGCAATTGCGATTGAACGGTGTCAAAGTGAAGCGACCTTAAGAGAAAGCGAGCAACGATTTCGCCACCTATTTGAAGAAGTCCCTTTAATTCCGGTACAGGGATATGACTCAGATCTGAAGGTGTTTTTCTGGAATAAAGCTAGTGAGGATTTATACGGATACAAGGCGGAAGAGGCGATCGGCAAGAACCTAGGCGACCTAATTCTGTCCCCCGAACTAACGAACCAACTACGCCAAGGGTGTCAGAACTGGATTACCCAAGGAACTCCCATGGCTCCAGGGGAATTAATCGCCAGAAATCAAAACCAGGAGGCGATCGCCGTTTTTTGCAGCCATGTTCTACTTTACAATGCCCAAGCAGAGCCTGAATTCTATTGTGTTGATTTAGATTTAACCGAACGTTACCAGCAAGCGGAAAAACTTTCTGAATTTAGTACCCGGCTGACCTATCTCCACCGCTTGAGTACCGGTAATTATCATGATTTTGAGGAACTATTTTCCGCCTACTTACAAGCCGGATGCCAACTGTTTGGACTGACTACGGGATTTATTGCCAATGTCAATCAGCAGATTATTTGCTTAGAATTTGTAGAAAGTAATTTTCCCCAGTTAAAACCAGGAACTTGTTTTAATTTATCGGATCAATACTGCTCAGATTGTTCGGAAACCATTTATCACCATAAAACCATTGGTTTTGGGCATATTCAAGAATATCCTCAACTGAAACAATGTCCTCCCTATAAGAACTTAAATCTAGAATCTTACTTAGGTACTCCAATTATTGTAGAAGATAAAATCTATGGTGTCCTCAGCTTCCTATCTTCAGAAGTCCGCGAACAACCGTTTACTGAAGCCGATCGTGAGATGATTGAGTTAATGGCTAAGGACATTTCTCGCTTTATTAGTGCCCATCACCAGGAACTCAAACGCCAAGAGGCAGAATCTGCTCTGCGAGAGAGGGAATTAAAATATCGAAGCATATTTGAAAACATTAGTCAAGGTATTTTTCAAAGTACCCCAGATGGCCGTTATTTAAGTGCCAATCGATTTTTAGCCCATTTGTATGGATATGATAGCCCAGAGTCCTTAATTGAGTCTTTGACCGATATCGATCGGCAACTGTATGTTGACCCAAATCGTCGTCAACATCTGAAGAAATTGACGCAAGAACAAGGAATTGTGTATGATTTCGAGTCTGAAGTGTATCGACAAGATGGTGAAGTTATTTGGATTTCAGAGACTCAAAGAGCGGTTGTAGATGAGGAAGGTAATGTTGTCTATTATGAGGGAACAGTAGAAGATATTACAGCCCGTCGTCAGGCAGAAGAACAACTGCACTATGATGCTTACCATGATAAACTCACAGGTTTGAAAAATCGCACTTGGTTTATCGATCATTTGGCTCAAGTTATCCATAGATATCAAAGGGAAAAAACAGGATTATATGCCATTTTATTTATTGACTTAGACCGGTTTAAGATTATTAATGATAGTTTGGGACATTTGGTGGGAGATGATTTATTAAAACAGGTGGCTCAGAGATTACAAACTTCCCTAAGTGGGATTCATGCAGGGCCGTACTGTAACTTAGATCGGGATATTCCTAAAGATACATTAGCCAGATTTGGGGGGGATGAATTTGCGGTATTATTAACAGCTATGGACGATCCTCAAGAGGCGATCGCCAGTGCAGAACGGTTAGTTTCCCTCATGCGGACTCCCTTCCGGATGGGAGATTATGAGTTTTCCTTGGGCGCAAGTATTGGGATTACGTTTGGTCATCAGGATTATCATTCCCCAGAAGAACTGTTACGAGATGCAGATTTGGCGATGTATCAGGCGAAAGCCCAAGGGGGAGGGCGGTTTGTCTGCTTTGAAAAACTCATGCATCCGCGTGCTTTAGCTCGGTTGCAGCTAGAACACGATCTAACTCGTGCCCTAGAATTAGAAGAATTGTCCCTATGCTATCAGCCGGTGGTGTGTTTAAGGACGGGGGGATTAAAGGGTTTTGAGGTCTTATTGAGATGGCAGCATTCTAAGAAAGGATGGATTTCACCGGGAGAATTTATTCCCGTTGCGGAGGAAATTGGCTTGATTAGCACCTTGGGCTGGTGGGTACTCGAGCAAAGTTGCCGTCAATTGCAGCAATGGCGAGCTGAGATCCCCCAAGGTTTGAATATTGTGTTGAATGTGAATCTGTCCTTATTGCAGCTCAAACAGGTGAATTTGGTGGAGCAAATTGAGCAATTATTGCGATCGCACCAAATTCCCGGTGATTGCTTAAATTTAGAGATTACCGAAACCAGCTTTTTGGAAACCTCCCAAGTCGATGCGTCCATCTTGCATCAACTCAAAGCATTAGGCGTGCAACTGTCCATCGATGATTTTGGCACAGGGTACTCCTCCCTCAGTCGCTTGCACCAACTCCCCCTAGATCAGATTAAAATTGACCGGGAATTTGTCGATGGGATTGAAACCGATGGCAGTAAAGAGGCGATCGCCCAAACCATCATCACCCTAGCCCATAATCTGGGGGCGCAACTCGTCTGTGAAGGCATCGAAACCCCAGCTCAATGCTCCAAACTGCAACAGCTTGGCTGTGAATACGGACAAGGTTATCTCTTTTCTCGACCCCTGATCCCCCCATCCGCCACCGACTTACTCCAACATCCCCATTTTCAACAAGCCATCAATTGGTCATCTTATGGTTGTTCTGTGGCCTAATCCTGCCCATCCACCCCTACCAGAAACCCAAAATGACGAGTATATTAAACACAACCCCAATGGTATTGTTCTCTTTATCTATACTCCAACTATGGTTAGTGCTGCACTCTCCATCCCCCTTGACCCATGAGCCATTCTGCTCAACTCACCCTCGATTCCTGCTTACTTGACTTAAATCTCCAAGATTTTCAAGTCAGCCCGACAACCTTAACCCAAGTTGTCTTAACTCAATTCGATCAACGGCCCGACCTAGCAGGGGTAATTATCGCCACGCCGGGTCGCCTGTTGGGAATGATTTCTCGGCGTTTATTTTATGAACACTTAAGTGAAAGCTACGGTACACAGAAAGTTCTAAAAACTCCTATTCAATACTTCTTAAACAATATGAAAACCAAAGGAAAGTGTTTGCAACTTTCCTATACTGAAAAAATTGGCACAGCCGTCAATATCGTCTTATCTCGCGATCCAAACGTGATTTATGAACCGATAGTTGTAGTCTTTCAAGAACCCAGTGTTCCCGGCATATCGGCTTACTTTTTATTAGAATTTCAAACTCTAATCCTTGCACAATCTCAAATTCTCTCTGATTTAAATCAAGAAATTGAAAATAAACAAAATGAAGCCCAAAGAAACACCCTTAAACTAGAACGAGAACATCAAAAGGTCGAAGCTTACTCCCGACTGCTTGAAGATCAACTAGCCGTCATCCATGAACGAAATCAACTGTTAGAAGTACAGCAACAGGAATTAGTTCGCAAGAATGAAGAAGTTGCGGATTTGAATCATCGATTTATTCAAATTGGAAAAATTTTGTCTCAATCTGGTAAACGGGCGTTTCGTGCCACATCTTCCGGAGTCAGTGTTATTTGTAATCAAACGGATAAAATTGTCAAAACAGGGGATTTGTTAGAAGAAGAACTGCAAACGATTGATGAAACCTCAAAACTGATTGAAAGAGTGAGTCAACAGGTGCGTCATCTAGCGGTGCAACTGGCGATCATTGCCAATCAAATGAGTTCAGAAATGAGAGGATTTAGTAGTGTCAGCTCAGAAATTAGCCAACTGGTGACTCAAACCTTTGAAGCAGGGCAACAAATGAAACGGGTGGCTAATCGCTTTCGTCAAAGAATTCAGGAGTTTACCGAATTTGCCCAAACCGGAAGTCAAGTGGCAACTTCTCTTGTGGACAAAGTGGAAAAAGCAGAAAAAGCCCTGAAGGATTTAGAGCTATTAGTTCAATTTCAGGCGAATAAAACCAGGACTGTCCCTAGCCCTGTCTCCCTTAAATCTCTTCCTTCAGAAGATAAGGATAAGCCGATAGACGCTGAAGAGAAAAATCAAAAAAATGGATCGGACTTGCCTAAAAATGATAAACTGTAGAGCAGTGTCTTACAGTGGTTTAACCATGATCAAAACAGGAATTCAAGTCGTTTTAGGGTTATCCTTCTTTTTCTCGATGGGGATGGCTGCGGTAAGTCAAACGCCTCCTGCAAGTACCTATCAGGAAGGATTTTGGCAACCGATCGCCCGTGTTGACAATCCCCAATTTCCGATGACGGTTGAGTTAGTTAACCGCACTGGCTTAGATCTAGACTATGATCTAACAGTTGACTCACCCATGAAAGTGCCAGATTCCTTGGGTAGAGGCGAAACAACCAGCTTAACTCTTGCTGATCCAGAGGCGAATATTAGGATTGGGTATATGCCTCTAGATGGAGGAAATGAAGAGATTAATTTTGAATACAATATTACCATAAATTCCAGTTCATCTATCACGTTTGAAATTCTTCGCACGGATAAACCGGATCGGGTGGGCGATGGCATTGGTCAGGCCATTGATATTCAAAGTACGGGAGCTATTTTTATTTACTAAATTCTCAGTCTCTATAAACGCATCTATCCCCAATATTGACAGATAATATGGCAGCCGATCATCATTTTATCCTCGATTTAACTCTCGTTTTGGGTGCTTCTGCCCTGGGAGGATATGCAGCGACTCGCCTGCGCCAACCGGTACTTTTAGGATATCTGGTTAGTGGGTTTGTAGTGGGGCCTTTTGGCTTAAAACTGCTGACGGAAGCGGAACAAATTAAACCTTTGGCGGAGATTGGGGTTGCCTTTTTATTGTTTGCTTTGGGGGTAGAGTTTTCCCTGGCAGAATTAAAACGGGTGAAAGAAATTGCCATTCAAGGCAGTTTATTACAAATTGGCTTAACTTTAAGTTTGGTGGCGATCGCCTCCACCCTCCTCGGTTGGGTCAGTGGTTGGACGCAAGGAATCTTCTTGGGTTCGATTTTATCGCTCTCATCTACCGCCGTGGTACTGAAGACTCTCACCGAGCGCGGAGAGGTCAACACCCTTCATGGACAGGTGATGTTAGCGATTTTAATTGCCCAGGATTTAGCCTTGGGATTAATGTTAGCGATTTTACCGGCTCTCGATGCGCCCGAAAACCTTTGGCCCACATTAGGAGCCGCCTTACTGAAAGTTAGCATCTTTTTGGGATTGGCGATCGCCCTCGGAAGATGGGTTGTTCCTTCCCTGATCAAAAACATCGCCCGCACCGAAAGCAGCGAACTCTTCCTCCTCACTACCATTGCCCTTTGCTTAGGCGTTGCCCTGGTGACTGCCCATTTGGGATTATCCATTGAAATGGGAGCCTTTGTCGCCGGTTTAATGATTGCCGAAATTGAGTACGCCGATCAAGCCCTAGCCAAAGTCCTCCCCCTGCGCGATACCTTTGCCAGCCTCTTCTTTGCCTCCATCGGCATGTTAATCGATCCGCAAATTTTGCTCGATAACTTCGGCATTATTCTCGGATTAGTGATGATGGTGATGTTTGGCAAAGCCCTGATTATTTTCCCCATCGTCCTCAAATTTGGCTACTCTTTTAAGACTGCCGCGATCGCCGCCTTTGGCTTAAACCAAATCGGTGAATTTTCCTTTGTCCTCGCCCTAGAAGGCTTTGAGCTGGGTTTGTTAACCAACGAACAATATCTACTCATCCTCGGCACAACTGCCATCACCCTAATTATCACCCCCATTAGCATTCGCTTTGCTCCCCGGTTCGCCGAATGGATCAATCAAATTCCTGGACTCAATCAGCTCCTGCGTCAACAAGAAATCAAAGGCCTCTCCATACCCGAAACCCTAAAAAATCATGTCGTCATTGCCGGATACGGGCGCATCGGGCAAGCCATTATTAGAATTTTGCACAATCAAGGCTATCCCCTCTTAGTTATTGACAATAGTGAAGCTGCCATTCAACGGCTCAGACATCAAAGTATTCCCTATATTTTTGGCGATGCCGACTCAGAATTAGTCCTAGAAAAAGCCCATTTAGGAGCTGCCAAAGCCCTAGCAATTACTCTTCCCGATCCAGCAAGTACCCGGCTCCTGCTCAAACTTGCCCTCGAATTTGCCCCAGAATTGGATGTAGTCGCCCGATCGCATAATAATAGTGAAATTGATGTTCTCACCCAATTAGGGGCCCAAGAAGTGGTACAACCGGAATTTGAAGCCGCCCTAGAAATGGGCGCTCATTTACTCTCCACATTAGGCGAATCTCAATGGGCAATTCAATCGGTGATTCAAGCCATCCACCGGGATCATTATCGCAGTGTCCTCCCAGAAAATTTGATGGGACTACAACAGAAATGGCTCAATGATGCCACAGAATCTCTACATCATGAATGGGTGAAACTTTCGGAAACTTCTTCTTTAGATTGGATGACCTTAAGCGGAACCGATATCCGTCATCTTACCGGAGTTACGGTGATGGCCATTCAGCAAGGGGATGATCTGGTCTATTATCCTAAAAATCGAATGACCTTGCGATCGGGGGATCAATTATTAGTCGTGGGTAAACCGGAAGAAATCTCTGCCTTTCGCGATTTAGTTGAGGGACGCAGTGCCATCGTAGAGGGGATCAGTCATTGGTTAACCCTTTCCCCGACTTCCGATCTGATTCAACTAACTCCCCGTGGAATTTGGCAAAAATATCAGGTCGTGATTCAAGCCGTCCGTCGCCATGGAAAACTGTATAATCCAGTCGATGCAGCCATGCAGTTAGAAGCCGATGATTGCTTATTATTGCGAGGAGAGAGCGATCGCATTCAAGAGGTAATCCAGGATGATATGATATTAAACCCAAACGATTTAAACTAATCTCTATAGCCAACCTAAATGAGTTACAGCGCTTTGCGCTGTATCGGTGGACAGTAGGAAAAGATCCCCCCTTGCCCCCCTTAAAAAGGGGGGAATAGGAAAGTCCCCCTTTTTAAGGGGGATTTAGGGGGATCAAGATGTCCCACATAACAGCGAAAACTGCTGTATATAACGATTGCCCCTCATCCCCCAGCCCCTTCTCCCGCAGGAGAAGGGGAGAGAAGTCCCTCTCCCGTGGGAGAGGGATATAGGGAGAGGGCAAGATCTTGGCGATGCATCAATTAATGACCAACACTATTCCATAGTTATGTCCCTCAATTCTCTACAATTTCCCTCCTCTAGCCAACCTCCCCAGGGGTTAGTGATTTTCCTCCATGGTTGGGGCGCAAATGCCCCAGATTTATACCCCCTAGCCGAAGCACTCAATTTACCCGACTATCAGTTTATCTTTCCTAATGCGCCCTTTCCCCATCCCCAAGTTCCGGGGGGCTTAATGTGGTACGATTTGAACTTTCCTAACCCTCAGCAATTACAAGCCTCCTATCAGCAGCTCAAACAATTTTTAGAAAGCTTATCAGCAGAAACGGGAGTGCCGTTAGAAAAAACGGTTTTAGCCGGATTTTCCCAAGGGGGAGGCATGACGCTTAATGTGGGGTTTTCTTTACCGTTGGCGGGGTTAATTTGTATGAGTGGTTATTTACATGCAGAAGTGGAATTTTCCCATCAGCCTCCGGTGTTTATCTTTCATGGTCGTTTCGATCCGGTGGTTCCCCTCGCTAAAGGACAAAATGCCCGTGAGGAGTTACAAAATAAAGGAATTGCGGTAACCTATGAAGAGTTCGATATGGCCCATCAAATTATTCCCGAAGAGTTGGAGCGGGTGCGCCAAGTTTTGGTGGATTTGTTGGCCTAGTTGCTGAAGATTGAGGGCAAGTTACAGATGATGAATGTAAAACAAAGAATCTGGCATTGGGGGGCGATCGCCGCTTTAGCGATCTCTTTTAGCGCTTGTGGATCTTCTCCACAGGAGAGCAACTCCTCTGCTGCTCCTGTCGATCCCGTAACCCTAACTCCGGAAGAAGTGCAAAATTATGCCAGAGTAATCCTAGAAATTGAACCCATTCGCCAAGTCGCTCTCGGACGGGCACAAACCTTAGTTGATAGTGGTGTAGCGCCGATTATTATTTGCAACGATCCCCAGAGTATGGCGGGTTTATCTTCAGAAGTAATAGAAGTCGTCGTTAATTTTTGTACTGAAGCCAAAGCCATTAATGCACAATATGGTTTTACCCCGACGCGCTTTAATGACATTACCCGCAATTTAGCAACAGATACCCAACTGAAAGCCCAAATTGATGAAGCTCTGTTAGCACAAGTGATGAACCCAGAGATGACAGCACCAGAAGCTTCTCCATCAGAACCACCCGCACCGGAAAACTCAGACTTAGGACTATAAATTTATGCTTGAATTTAAGCTTGAAACTGTTGCATTTCTGGGGATAATTACGTGAAAATTTGATCGAGCAGACACTCAACATTTTTTCGGCAACAAAAAATCCCAACTTTAAATTAACTGATTGGACTCAGAACAACATACCCAAAAATAATCGCCTAAAAAATTGATGAGAGTGTTCTAGCTAACATAAATTTATCAAGATTCATGTTTGAATACAGTTGGATAAAAATCAGTAATTCATCCCTCAAGGGATGACTGGCTAACTCCAACTAGAGAAAAATCTATGAACCGTTCTAACTTTCCCCGCTCTCTTTCCCTAAGACTTGTCCTTATTGTTCCCTTTGTATTGCAAATCTTTGCCGTAGTGGGATTAACCGGATGGCTTTCCTTACGAAATGGTCAAAAATCAGTTAACGATGTTACAGCTCAGTTGCGTCAGGAAATTACAGCTCGAATTGAAGAAAACCTGACAAGTTACATGGAACTGCCCCATACGATTAACCACATCAACGAAGATATGGTCAAACTCGGCAAGTTAAATGTAGATGACCAAGATGACTTGAGAGTATATTTCCGTCAGCAACTCGAATCATTTAAATCGCTTAATTACATTTCTTTTGGCAGTGAACGAGGACAATATACTTCTGTTGATAGAACAACAACAGATGGTTCATTTCGCATTAGTTGGTTAACCCAAGCTCCAGGTGATTTACATATTTATGCAGCCGATAGTACAGGAGAGAGAGGAGAGATTTTAAATGTTTTTCCTGATTACGACCCACGTCGCCGTCCTTGGTATCGCGCTCCCATCGAAGAAGGGGATGCAGCTTGGAGTGCAATTCATACATTGTATGCCCAATCTGTCTTGGCCATTAATGCGAGTCATGCTTTATATAGTGAAACAGATACCCTTCTTGGAGTTTTTACTGTAAACTTTAGTTTAGCACAAATCAATGACTTTCTGAACAGTCTAAACGTCGGTCAATCTGGAAAAACGTTTATTGTTGAACGCTCTGGAGAATTGGTCGCCAGTTCCGTAGATGTAGAGCCATTTAAGATTACCGAAGACCAGAAAGCGACTCGACTACAAGCCATAGAAGTTGACGATCCTCTGATCCAGGCTGCCGCTCGCTATCTAGAAGAAGAATTTGGAGAATTAACTCTAATTAATCAGAGCCAACAACTCACTTTTTCTATCGATAATGAACGGCAGTTTGTACAAGTCTTGCCTTTTTCTGATGGTCGTAACTTAGATTGGCTGATTGTGGTGGTGGTTCCTGAATCAGATTTTATGGAGCAAATTAACGCTAACACTCGTAGCACTATTTTGATTTGTTTAATTGCTTTAGGTTTAGCCATTTGCTTAGGGCTTTATACCTCATCTTGGATTTCCCGTCCCCTTGTTTCCTTAATTGAGTCCTCAGAAGCCATCGCTCAGGGAGATTTAGAAGGACGAGTTGTTGAGGGTAAGATTGCTGAGTTAAATACTCTGGCCAATGTTTTTAATCGCATGGCCACTCAACTGAAATCCGCCTTTACTCACTTAGAACAAAAAGTGGCTGAACGCACGTCTGAACTGGAAAAATCTAAAGAAGCGGCTGATAGTGCCAACCAAGCGAAAAGTGAATTTCTCGCGAATATGAGCCATGAATTACGCACCCCTTTGAATGGTATTTTA is drawn from Roseofilum capinflatum BLCC-M114 and contains these coding sequences:
- a CDS encoding hybrid sensor histidine kinase/response regulator yields the protein MNRSNFPRSLSLRLVLIVPFVLQIFAVVGLTGWLSLRNGQKSVNDVTAQLRQEITARIEENLTSYMELPHTINHINEDMVKLGKLNVDDQDDLRVYFRQQLESFKSLNYISFGSERGQYTSVDRTTTDGSFRISWLTQAPGDLHIYAADSTGERGEILNVFPDYDPRRRPWYRAPIEEGDAAWSAIHTLYAQSVLAINASHALYSETDTLLGVFTVNFSLAQINDFLNSLNVGQSGKTFIVERSGELVASSVDVEPFKITEDQKATRLQAIEVDDPLIQAAARYLEEEFGELTLINQSQQLTFSIDNERQFVQVLPFSDGRNLDWLIVVVVPESDFMEQINANTRSTILICLIALGLAICLGLYTSSWISRPLVSLIESSEAIAQGDLEGRVVEGKIAELNTLANVFNRMATQLKSAFTHLEQKVAERTSELEKSKEAADSANQAKSEFLANMSHELRTPLNGILGYAQIMHRATDLNQYRKGVEVIEQAGSHLLTLINDILDLAKIEAKKMELAPKDFHFQSFLLGVAEIARVRAENKGVTLNFQPSDHLPKGVKADEKRLRQVLLNLLGNAIKFTEQGQVIFTVTTVQDSGQKSVKNESKTSLQSTVRVCFTIQDTGVGMTPEQVEKIFLPFEQVGSRSKQSEGTGLGLTISSQIVAMMGSKIEVQSTLGKGSTFWFEVDLPLSEEWVSRATVSKQGKIVGYSGKRQKILVVDDRPINRTVVIEVLHPLGFVMAEAENGSEGLKKLMEFEPDFVVTDIMMPEMDGYELARNIRESYSQKLPILAASASVSLADQSLAIAAGCNEFIDKPLDIEKFLACLQKYLNLQWIYEEEEKNVTSELSQSQMLFPHERELKPLYDAVKIGDIESVEVQAQQLKEQETQYQEFCDRLLELAAEFDESGMMQLLEAHKSS